From Rhinolophus sinicus isolate RSC01 linkage group LG15, ASM3656204v1, whole genome shotgun sequence, the proteins below share one genomic window:
- the LOC109451973 gene encoding protein AF-17 isoform X1 gives MKEMVGGCCVCSDERGWAENPLVYCDGHACSVAVHQACYGIVQVPTGPWFCRKCESQERAARVRCELCPHKDGALKRTDNGGWAHVVCALYIPEVQFANVLTMEPIVLQYVPHDRFNKTCYICEEQGRESKAASGACMTCNRHGCRQAFHVTCAQMAGLLCEEEVLEVDNVKYCGYCKYHFSKMKTSRHTSGGGGGAGAGAGAGGGSTGGGSSGFITGRRSRSSSPPTQQEKHPSHHERGQKKSRKDKERLKQKHKKRPESPPSILTPPMVPNADKVSSAASSSHHEAGTQEASESSRDSKGKKSSSHSLSHKGKKLSSGKGVSSFTSASSSSSSSSSSSSGGPFQPAVSSLQSSPDFSAFPKLEQPEEDKYSKPTAPTPSAPPSPSAPEPPKADLFEQKVVFSGFGPIMRFSTTTSSSGRARAPSPGDYKSPHVSGSGASAGTHKRMPTLSAAPAPAEETLETGLKEKKHKASKRSRHGPGRPKGSRNKEGTGGPAVPPLPGAQLAGFTATAASPFSGGSLVSSGLGGLASRTFGPSGNLPSLSLESPLLGAGIYTSNKDPISHGGGMLRAVCSTPLSSSLLGPPGTSALPRLSRSPFTSTLPSSSASISTTQVFSLAGSTFSLPSTHIFGTPMGVVNPLLTQAESSHTEPDLEDCSFRCRGTSPQESLSSMSPISSLPALFDQTASAPCGGGQLDPAAPGTTNMEQLLEKQGDGEAGVNIVEMLKALHALQKENQRLQEQILSLTAKKERLQILNVQLSVPFPALPAVLPAANGPVPGPYGLPPQAGSSDSLSTSKSPPGKNSLGLDNSLSTSSEDPHSGCPSRSSSSLSFHSTPPPLPLLQQSPATLPLALPGAPAPLPPQPQNGLGRAPGAAGLGAMPMAEGLLGGLAGSGALPLNGLLGGLNGAAAPNPAGLSQAGGAPTLQLPGCLNSLTEQQRHLLQQQEQQLQQLQQLLASPQLTPEHQTVVYQMLQQLQQKRDLQRLQMAGGSPLPMASLLAGSSTPLLSAGTPGLLPTASAPPLLPAGALVAPSLGNNTSLMAAAAAAAAVAAAGGPPVLTAQTNPFLSLSGADGSGSGPKGGTADKGASANQEKG, from the exons ATGAAGGAGATGGTAGGAGGCTGCTGCGTATGTTCGGACGAGAGGGGCTGGGCCGAAAACCCGCTGGTCTACTGTGATGGGCACGCGTGCAGCGTGGCTGTCCACCAAG CTTGCTATGGCATCGTCCAGGTGCCAACAGGACCCTGGTTCTGCCGGAAATGTGAATCTCAGGAGCGAGCAGCCAGGGTG AGGTGTGAGCTGTGCCCACACAAAGACGGGGCATTGAAGAGGACTGACAATGGAG GTTGGGCCCACGTGGTGTGTGCCCTCTACATCCCTGAGGTGCAGTTTGCCAACGTGCTCACCATGGAGCCCATCGTGCTGCAGTATGTGCCTCATGATCGCTTCAACAAG ACATGTTACATCTGCGAGGAACAGGGCCGGGAGAGCAAGGCAGCCTCAGGAGCCTGTATGACCTGTAACCGCCACGGATGTCGACAAGCTTTCCATGTCACCTG TGCGCAAATGGCAGGCCTGCTGTGTGAGGAAGAAGTGCTAGAGGTCGACAACGTCAAGTACTGCGGCTACTGCAAATACCACTTCAGCAAGATG AAGACTTCCCGGCACACCAgcgggggaggtgggggagcaggagcaggagcaggagcaggaggaggcagTACCGGGGGAGGTAGCAGTGGCTTCATCACCGGCCGGAGAAGCCGGTCATCCTCGCCACCCACCCAGCAGGAGAAGCACCCTTCCCACCACGAGAGGGGCCAGAAGAAG AGTCGAAAGGACAAGGAACGCCTTAAACAGAAGCACAAGAAGCGGCCTGAGTCACCCCCCAGCATCCTCACCCCTCCCATGGTCCCCAATGCTGACAAG gTCTCCTCAGCTGCTTCCTCTTCCCACCATGAGGCCGGCACTCAGGAGGCCTCTGAGAGCAGCAGGGACTCGAAGGGGAAAAAGTCTTCCAGCCATAGCCTGAGTCACAAGGGGAAGAAGCTGAGCAGTGGGAAAGGTGTGAGCAGTTTcacctccgcctcctcctcctcttcctcctcctcttcctcctcctctggggGGCCCTTCCAGCCTGCAG TTTCGTCCCTGCAGAGCTCCCCTGACTTCTCTGCCTTCCCCAAGTTGGAGCAACCAGAGGAGGACAAGTACTCCAAGCCCACAGCTCCCACCCCGTCAGCACCCccctctccctcagcccctgAGCCCCCCAAGGCTGACCTCTTTGAGCAGAAGGTGGTCTTCTCTGGTTTTGGGCCCATCATGCGCttctccaccaccacctccagctCGGGCCGGGCCCGGGCCCCATCCCCTGGGGACTATAAGTCTCCCCACGTCTCTGGGTCCGGGGCCTCAGCAGGCACCCACAAGCGGATGCCCACACTGAGCGCTGCCCCTGCGCCTGCTGAGGAGACCCTTGAGACAGGCCTGAAGGAGAAGAAGCACAAAGCCAGCAAGAGGAGCCGACATGGGCCAGGCCGTCCCAAGGGCAGCCGGAATAAAGAGGGCACTGGGGGCCCAGCTGTTCCTCCCCTGCCTGGTGCCCAGCTGGCTGGCTTTACCGCCACTGCTGCCTCACCCTTCTCCGGAGGTTCCCTGGTTAGCTCCGGCCTGGGGGGTCTGGCCTCCCGCACCTTTGGGCCTTCTGGGAACCTGCCCAGCCTGAGCCTGGAGTCCCCCCTGCTAGGGGCAG GCATCTACACCAGTAATAAGGACCCCATCTCCCACGGTGGCGGAATGCTGCGGGCTGTCTGCAGCACCCCCCTCTCCTCCAGCCTGCTGGGGCCCCCAGGGACCTCAGCCTTGCCCCGTCTCAGCCGCTCCCCATTCACCAGCACCCTCCCCTCGTCCTCTGCTTCTATTTCCACCACTCAG GTGTTTTCTCTGGCTGGCTCTACCTTTAGCCTCCCTTCCACCCACATCTTTGGAACCCCCATGGGTGTTGTTAACCCCCTCCTCACCCAAGCAGAGAGCAGCCACACAG AGCCAGACCTGGAGGACTGCAGCTTCCGGTGTCGGGGGACCTCCCCCCAGGAGAGTCTGTCTTCCAT GTCCCCCATCAGCAGCCTTCCAGCACTTTTCGACCAGACTGCGTCCGCACCCTGCGGGGGCGGCCAGTTAGACCCAGCAGCCCCCGGGACGACTAACatggagcagctgctggagaagcAGGGCGATGGCGAGGCCGGCGTCAACA TAGTGGAGATGCTGAAGGCGCTGCACGCTCTGCAGAAGGAAAACCAGCGGCTTCAAGAGCAGATCCTGAGCCTGACGGCCAAGAAGGAGCGGCTGCAGATTCTCAACGTGCAGCTCTCTGTGCCCTTCCCCGCCCTACCTGCCGTCCTGCCTGCCGCCAACGGCCCTGTCCCTGGGCCCTATGGCCTGCCTCCCCAAG CCGGCAGCAGCGATTCCTTGAGCACCAGCAAGAGTCCCCCGGGGAAGAACAGTCTTGGCCTGGACAACTCGCTATCCACGTCTTCCGAG gaccCACACTCAGGCTGCCCCAGCCGCAGCAGCTCGTCGCTGTCCTTCCACAGCACGCCCCCACCGCTGCCCCTGCTCCAGCAGAGCCCTGCTACTCTGCCCCTGGCCCTGCCGGGGGCCCCTGCCCCGCTCCCGCCCCAGCCACAGAACGGGCTGGGCCGGGCACCCGGGGCAGCGGGGCTGGGGGCTATGCCCATGGCTGAGGGGCTGTTGGGGGGGCTGGCGGGCAGCGGGGCCCTGCCCCTCAATGGGCTCCTGGGGGGGTTGAATGGGGCTGCCGCCCCCAACCCTGCGGGCTTGAGCCAGGCTGGCGGGGCCCCCACGCTGCAGCTGCCAGGTTGTCTCAACAG CCTAACGGAGCAGCAGAGACACCTCCTGCAGCAGCAAGAGCAGCAGCTCCAACAGCTCCAGCAGCTCCTTGCCTCCCCCCAGCTGACCCCG GAGCACCAGACCGTCGTCTACCAGATGCTCCAGCAGCTCCAGCAGAAGCGGGACCTGCAGCGGCTGCAGATGGCGGGGGGCTCCCCGCTGCCCATGGCCAGCCTGCTGGCAGGAAGCTCCACCCCGCTGCTGTCCGCTGGCACGCCTGGCCTGCTGCCCACAGCGTctgccccacccctgctgccCGCCGGAGCCCTGGTGGCTCCCTCCCTCGGCAACAACACAAGTCTCATGGCCGCAGCAGCTGCAGccgcagcagtagcagcagcaggcGGCCCTCCAGTCCTGACTGCCCAGACCAACCCCTTTCTCAGCCTATCGGGGGCAGACGGCAGTGGCAGTGGCCCCAAAGGAGGG aCCGCTGACAAGGGAGCCTCAGCTAACCAGGAAAAAGGCTAA
- the LOC109451973 gene encoding protein AF-17 isoform X6, whose protein sequence is MKEMVGGCCVCSDERGWAENPLVYCDGHACSVAVHQACYGIVQVPTGPWFCRKCESQERAARVRCELCPHKDGALKRTDNGGWAHVVCALYIPEVQFANVLTMEPIVLQYVPHDRFNKTCYICEEQGRESKAASGACMTCNRHGCRQAFHVTCAQMAGLLCEEEVLEVDNVKYCGYCKYHFSKMKTSRHTSGGGGGAGAGAGAGGGSTGGGSSGFITGRRSRSSSPPTQQEKHPSHHERGQKKSRKDKERLKQKHKKRPESPPSILTPPMVPNADKVSSAASSSHHEAGTQEASESSRDSKGKKSSSHSLSHKGKKLSSGKGVSSFTSASSSSSSSSSSSSGGPFQPAVSSLQSSPDFSAFPKLEQPEEDKYSKPTAPTPSAPPSPSAPEPPKADLFEQKVVFSGFGPIMRFSTTTSSSGRARAPSPGDYKSPHVSGSGASAGTHKRMPTLSAAPAPAEETLETGLKEKKHKASKRSRHGPGRPKGSRNKEGTGGPAVPPLPGAQLAGFTATAASPFSGGSLVSSGLGGLASRTFGPSGNLPSLSLESPLLGAGIYTSNKDPISHGGGMLRAVCSTPLSSSLLGPPGTSALPRLSRSPFTSTLPSSSASISTTQVFSLAGSTFSLPSTHIFGTPMGVVNPLLTQAESSHTEPDLEDCSFRCRGTSPQESLSSMSPISSLPALFDQTASAPCGGGQLDPAAPGTTNMEQLLEKQGDGEAGVNIVEMLKALHALQKENQRLQEQILSLTAKKERLQILNVQLSVPFPALPAVLPAANGPVPGPYGLPPQAGSSDSLSTSKSPPGKNSLGLDNSLSTSSEDPHSGCPSRSSSSLSFHSTPPPLPLLQQSPATLPLALPGAPAPLPPQPQNGLGRAPGAAGLGAMPMAEGLLGGLAGSGALPLNGLLGGLNGAAAPNPAGLSQAGGAPTLQLPGCLNSLTEQQRHLLQQQEQQLQQLQQLLASPQLTPEHQTVVYQMLQQLQQKRDLQRLQMAGGSPLPMASLLAGSSTPLLSAGTPGLLPTASAPPLLPAGALVAPSLGNNTSLMAAAAAAAAVAAAGGPPVLTAQTNPFLSLSGADGSGSGPKGGNLNQRRDISSWLAKWFPKTPAKSVVALKTPIKLELVAGKTYRWCVCGRSKKQPFCDGSHFFQRTGLSPLKFKAQETRMVALCTCKATQKPPYCDGTHRSERVQQAELGSPL, encoded by the exons ATGAAGGAGATGGTAGGAGGCTGCTGCGTATGTTCGGACGAGAGGGGCTGGGCCGAAAACCCGCTGGTCTACTGTGATGGGCACGCGTGCAGCGTGGCTGTCCACCAAG CTTGCTATGGCATCGTCCAGGTGCCAACAGGACCCTGGTTCTGCCGGAAATGTGAATCTCAGGAGCGAGCAGCCAGGGTG AGGTGTGAGCTGTGCCCACACAAAGACGGGGCATTGAAGAGGACTGACAATGGAG GTTGGGCCCACGTGGTGTGTGCCCTCTACATCCCTGAGGTGCAGTTTGCCAACGTGCTCACCATGGAGCCCATCGTGCTGCAGTATGTGCCTCATGATCGCTTCAACAAG ACATGTTACATCTGCGAGGAACAGGGCCGGGAGAGCAAGGCAGCCTCAGGAGCCTGTATGACCTGTAACCGCCACGGATGTCGACAAGCTTTCCATGTCACCTG TGCGCAAATGGCAGGCCTGCTGTGTGAGGAAGAAGTGCTAGAGGTCGACAACGTCAAGTACTGCGGCTACTGCAAATACCACTTCAGCAAGATG AAGACTTCCCGGCACACCAgcgggggaggtgggggagcaggagcaggagcaggagcaggaggaggcagTACCGGGGGAGGTAGCAGTGGCTTCATCACCGGCCGGAGAAGCCGGTCATCCTCGCCACCCACCCAGCAGGAGAAGCACCCTTCCCACCACGAGAGGGGCCAGAAGAAG AGTCGAAAGGACAAGGAACGCCTTAAACAGAAGCACAAGAAGCGGCCTGAGTCACCCCCCAGCATCCTCACCCCTCCCATGGTCCCCAATGCTGACAAG gTCTCCTCAGCTGCTTCCTCTTCCCACCATGAGGCCGGCACTCAGGAGGCCTCTGAGAGCAGCAGGGACTCGAAGGGGAAAAAGTCTTCCAGCCATAGCCTGAGTCACAAGGGGAAGAAGCTGAGCAGTGGGAAAGGTGTGAGCAGTTTcacctccgcctcctcctcctcttcctcctcctcttcctcctcctctggggGGCCCTTCCAGCCTGCAG TTTCGTCCCTGCAGAGCTCCCCTGACTTCTCTGCCTTCCCCAAGTTGGAGCAACCAGAGGAGGACAAGTACTCCAAGCCCACAGCTCCCACCCCGTCAGCACCCccctctccctcagcccctgAGCCCCCCAAGGCTGACCTCTTTGAGCAGAAGGTGGTCTTCTCTGGTTTTGGGCCCATCATGCGCttctccaccaccacctccagctCGGGCCGGGCCCGGGCCCCATCCCCTGGGGACTATAAGTCTCCCCACGTCTCTGGGTCCGGGGCCTCAGCAGGCACCCACAAGCGGATGCCCACACTGAGCGCTGCCCCTGCGCCTGCTGAGGAGACCCTTGAGACAGGCCTGAAGGAGAAGAAGCACAAAGCCAGCAAGAGGAGCCGACATGGGCCAGGCCGTCCCAAGGGCAGCCGGAATAAAGAGGGCACTGGGGGCCCAGCTGTTCCTCCCCTGCCTGGTGCCCAGCTGGCTGGCTTTACCGCCACTGCTGCCTCACCCTTCTCCGGAGGTTCCCTGGTTAGCTCCGGCCTGGGGGGTCTGGCCTCCCGCACCTTTGGGCCTTCTGGGAACCTGCCCAGCCTGAGCCTGGAGTCCCCCCTGCTAGGGGCAG GCATCTACACCAGTAATAAGGACCCCATCTCCCACGGTGGCGGAATGCTGCGGGCTGTCTGCAGCACCCCCCTCTCCTCCAGCCTGCTGGGGCCCCCAGGGACCTCAGCCTTGCCCCGTCTCAGCCGCTCCCCATTCACCAGCACCCTCCCCTCGTCCTCTGCTTCTATTTCCACCACTCAG GTGTTTTCTCTGGCTGGCTCTACCTTTAGCCTCCCTTCCACCCACATCTTTGGAACCCCCATGGGTGTTGTTAACCCCCTCCTCACCCAAGCAGAGAGCAGCCACACAG AGCCAGACCTGGAGGACTGCAGCTTCCGGTGTCGGGGGACCTCCCCCCAGGAGAGTCTGTCTTCCAT GTCCCCCATCAGCAGCCTTCCAGCACTTTTCGACCAGACTGCGTCCGCACCCTGCGGGGGCGGCCAGTTAGACCCAGCAGCCCCCGGGACGACTAACatggagcagctgctggagaagcAGGGCGATGGCGAGGCCGGCGTCAACA TAGTGGAGATGCTGAAGGCGCTGCACGCTCTGCAGAAGGAAAACCAGCGGCTTCAAGAGCAGATCCTGAGCCTGACGGCCAAGAAGGAGCGGCTGCAGATTCTCAACGTGCAGCTCTCTGTGCCCTTCCCCGCCCTACCTGCCGTCCTGCCTGCCGCCAACGGCCCTGTCCCTGGGCCCTATGGCCTGCCTCCCCAAG CCGGCAGCAGCGATTCCTTGAGCACCAGCAAGAGTCCCCCGGGGAAGAACAGTCTTGGCCTGGACAACTCGCTATCCACGTCTTCCGAG gaccCACACTCAGGCTGCCCCAGCCGCAGCAGCTCGTCGCTGTCCTTCCACAGCACGCCCCCACCGCTGCCCCTGCTCCAGCAGAGCCCTGCTACTCTGCCCCTGGCCCTGCCGGGGGCCCCTGCCCCGCTCCCGCCCCAGCCACAGAACGGGCTGGGCCGGGCACCCGGGGCAGCGGGGCTGGGGGCTATGCCCATGGCTGAGGGGCTGTTGGGGGGGCTGGCGGGCAGCGGGGCCCTGCCCCTCAATGGGCTCCTGGGGGGGTTGAATGGGGCTGCCGCCCCCAACCCTGCGGGCTTGAGCCAGGCTGGCGGGGCCCCCACGCTGCAGCTGCCAGGTTGTCTCAACAG CCTAACGGAGCAGCAGAGACACCTCCTGCAGCAGCAAGAGCAGCAGCTCCAACAGCTCCAGCAGCTCCTTGCCTCCCCCCAGCTGACCCCG GAGCACCAGACCGTCGTCTACCAGATGCTCCAGCAGCTCCAGCAGAAGCGGGACCTGCAGCGGCTGCAGATGGCGGGGGGCTCCCCGCTGCCCATGGCCAGCCTGCTGGCAGGAAGCTCCACCCCGCTGCTGTCCGCTGGCACGCCTGGCCTGCTGCCCACAGCGTctgccccacccctgctgccCGCCGGAGCCCTGGTGGCTCCCTCCCTCGGCAACAACACAAGTCTCATGGCCGCAGCAGCTGCAGccgcagcagtagcagcagcaggcGGCCCTCCAGTCCTGACTGCCCAGACCAACCCCTTTCTCAGCCTATCGGGGGCAGACGGCAGTGGCAGTGGCCCCAAAGGAGGG